From the Triticum urartu cultivar G1812 chromosome 4, Tu2.1, whole genome shotgun sequence genome, the window AGGACGATGATTGCGTAGACATCCACGGAGCAGGCGGGGTTGTGTGCCATAGCAGAAGATGAATTATTTAACATTTCTCTTTACCTTTTAGAATCATCAAAGGCAATAATGTTGAAAGAATTAGCATAAATAAATTAGTGATACTAAAAACATGATGGGATGATTAGTTAAACCATTACCGCTCATTCTCACCTTACTGACTCATAACAATCAAGCTTAAAAACATGATCTGACCATGGACAAAGACAAAGACAAAATGACCAAAAAGTCTATAAATAGAACTGCAGCAACATGATTGTGTACCAACAAAAATTACATGGCAGTGTGACGGTAATGTGCATTCAACCCAGGGTTTTTTATAGGCCACTTGCAATTGGACAAGGATTCATATTAGCACCTGATCGGCACCAATGCAACCGATGCGGGGACAATCTTGGACTCTTCGACGACAACGACAAAGTGGCCGACGGCGCCCTTGGACCTTGGTCATCTTCTTGTGGAAAAGAAAGCCGCTCCTGCTCGCGGCCCTTGACGGGGTTGATCTCCGAGTCGTCTACGCCAACGCTGTCGTTCTGCTCTCATAATTTGAAAAAAGAGGTAATGTACCGCACCACCAGGCAAGTAGTCAGAATCAACTTTCACTTTTCATATGGTTAGATATAGTGGACTAAATTAATTAGGCAGCGTTTGTGTACACATTAGTAACAAAATCAGTAATCAATAAGGCATAGTTAGGCAAATCGACACACTGAAAAAACATTGTTAATGCAGTGTGAAATAAAAGAGGGATGGAACATAGTACCTATTCATCGTATGGTAAGAGAAGATGTGGCAGCAAAACAAGTTCTGCCATTTGAAGATGAGTGTAACCATGGACAATCAGGTCAACATGTTCTGATGGAAGCAATATATGAAAGGAACTGATAGTAAATGGATGGAGCAACATGAATCTAACCAACAAATCCTAGCTAATGTTTCAATTTTTTCTAGTAAGACCGCAGATTCTCCTTTCACATTTATTTCAAGGGTGTGTTCATAGTTATTTGGCTTTATATAGTTTTCAAATTACAAATCTCATAAATGTTCACACACTTGTTTGGTCAACCTCAGTGCTCGATGGTGCCGGGGAGCCAATGAGTTCCTCTCTATGTGGCTATTTTTTAAAGTAAAAGACAGAACGCAACCTGAATTCTAACGAAGTCATATAATGTGTGAAAAGTCTGATGGAACAAACCCAAGCTGATGACATACAACGTCAAAGCTAGAATAGTTAGTGAATCAATCAAGACCCCCCCACGTACACGAccaaaataataataaaatttACCTCTACAAAGGGCACCCAGTAGTAAATCAGAGCGCCGGCACAATTTTAGTCATAGGAGCAACTTATCTCTCCAACAATCTATAAATGAACGGTTAGTGCTCACCAAGATGAATCTCTGTTTTCTTCAATGCACATTATATATTCTGTAGATGAATCTTCTTCTTCAGAACTCCTTTGTCCCGATCTCTGTACGAAATGAATGTATGAATGTACATTGTAATGTGTAAATATTAATGCTGATGCATAGTCCAATAGTTAATATGCGTGTACATACATGTATATATCCACACCAAAATAAAAGGGAAATAGTTCTGATATGGTACAGAACATAGCACCAAATGCCAATGAATTTGAAATAGTAGTTCTGATGCTCGATGACAGAAATGTAGGGAAATCTAATATTTTTTAATGGTCCAGCATGAGATATACATCTTATGTTTCGATGTTAGCTCAGAAACTGTTGGTTACAAAAATCTCATCATCCCCAACACATCAACGAGTATATACTATTGCACAATACTGGTTTGTAGATGTTCTCATACCTTCAGAAGGGCCTTTCCAGTTCCATCATGAAACCTGCATCAGTGTTTCATGTTCCAGTTTCATGTTAAGCAAAGTATCCAACACTGCAAGTATGAGAATCAGTATCGAGGAGAAGCTACACACTATTGGCTAAACGCAAGGATTGTTTTTCAAGTGTGCGACAATGTAGGGAAAAAAACAGTATCAAGGAGAACCTACACACCTTGCTTCCTCGACTTAGCAATTAGTATCGCATATATATCTTATCTCCAAATAAAATTAAAATATGCATGCATATCTTGTTTATCATGTCGCATATGCATCAGCAAAGCTAGCTGCCCCTGCAAGTGTACATATGATTAGTCTAGGGTAGTTCATACAGAATAATTATATGATGTGTCTTGAACTGTGAGGCTGCTCTTATCACCAATTAACATTAAAAAGTGGATGAACCAGCTATAAATTTGAACATGGGATCTTATGTTGAACATGATATCCAGTTTGTAATTTAGAAGTGAGTGATGTAGTCCATAATCAACCAATAGAAAAGAAGCGCATAACCAAGCAATGGTTGTCTATAAACAGTACATGATAAGGAAATTAGCTGTTGCATAATAATACGTATTTTTTGTCTCTTCAGTGTTACTTGGTTATTACATCTCAATAAGCTGTCTCTAATGCCTCCTGTTCGCATGATATATTCACGCACCAAAATTAGAAAACAACATGTGTCGTTGTTGCTTGATCCAGCAAACAccacacacatgcatgcacacgcAACAAGCATCCATCGGCAGCCAGCAAGCAGCAAGCAGCACGCACACAAACACGCTGAGTTCATACAAGCATCAATCGGCGGAGAACACGCACGCACACAAGCTAAGCTAGAAAGCCACACACAGAGCATGCCCATCCCATCACTAACGCAGAGCACACACGCACACAGCGCAACACATACACAAAGGTCAGATTTGGCGGAGAGGGAAAGGGAGCCATAGCACGAACGGGCGGATCCTATAGGCGGTACGCGGCGAAACCTTGAAGTGATTGGCGGCGGATCCTGTAGGCGGTACGCGGCGGATCCTGGAAGTGATCCGCGGCGGATCCTGAAAGTGATCGGCGGCGGATCCGGGAAGGGATCATCGTGTGACTCCACAAGTAGATCGTCGCCGGTTCGTGAAGCAAAGCGGTGGCGGCTTTGAACTGGGAGGGCACCGGCGAAGGGATGCAGCGGCGGGGGCGAAGTGCAGATGCCGCCATGGATCTGGGCGCTCCCTCTCCCTTCCCTTACCTTCCCTTGCCTTGccttcccttcccttcccttccctATGGATTCCCTTGGGAGAGGAATAGAaggttgggggcggcggcgcagggggGCGAGGAGATCGCTGGCGGCGGGGTTGGATTGGGGTTGCGGCGGCGGCTGCGACTGGAGACGGGAGACGAGGCCGGGCTAGCGAGGGATTGATTCTCTCGCGACGGTAAAACCAGCGGAGCAGAGGTGGTGGACGGAACAAAAAAACCTTAGAAAAAAACCGGATGAAAGAAATGGGACAAAAATAAATCCGAAACGGAGACTACCAACTGAGACATTACGAGTAGAGattggtgtaatatctattgtattccaacttttccatggttcatacccccgatactagccatagattcatcaaaataagcaaacaacacataaaaaacagaatctgtcaaaaacagaataatctgtagcaatctggacATTTTGAAAACTTCTGTAacttcaaaaattctgaaaatttatGAAAACCTCataaatttgtttattaatcttctgcaGAACGAATCAGTATTTTATTGCGTTTTTGCTAAAACCTAAAATTAATTTTCTGGgtgtaaaagtttctgtttttcagaaagatcaaatcaactatcaccgtaagctatctcAAAGGTCTTATttagcacaaacactaattaaagcacaaaaccacatctaaccagaggctatatgaattatttattacaaaatataacctaaaaataaaaaataaaaaataaaattagtgcctccaacaagcgctattgtttaacgccgcTAGCTAGGCATACAACGCGAATAAATCTAAGTATTATCGTCTTCGGTGTGCAATCAgcaagtggctctcataatagattcataaggaaatttaattttgtttcttggaaagtgtttcatgtctttccttaatggaaattgaaatctctaatgtttccttctttcatatcaataattgcaccaatcgttttaagaaaaggtctaccaagaataataggacatgtaggattgcaatctatatcaacaacaatgaaatctacgggcacataattcctatttgcaacaataagaacatcattaatccttcccataggtttcttaatagtggaatctgcaagatgcaaatttaaagaacaatcatcaaattcacggaaatctagcacatcacataaagtttttggaatcgtgcaaacactagcacccaaatcacacaaaaacatgacactcataatctttaatcttaatcttaatagtaggttcccactcatcataaagttttttagggatagaaacttccaattcaaacTTTTAttcaaaagattgcatcataACATCAACGATAtatttagtaaaagctttgttttgattataggcatgaggagaattcaacatggattgcaacaaggaaatacaatctattaaagaacaattatcataattaaattccttgaaatccaaaagagtgggttcattgctacctaaagttttgacctctccaatcccacttatCAATTTTTGATCAAggtctaaaaactccgaatcattgggacgccttttaactaaagtt encodes:
- the LOC125554690 gene encoding uncharacterized protein LOC125554690; this translates as MPKSWCSMPAGKVGGSSSSDGSWHRRRRSSGPSASTAACSSAKEEVIIFSGDEKEQAPPEQPPQLLKEYALMDEDFVRQIELMTERSLGDMGSWLPSLPSRVKEEPASPPRHRVKNEQASMLLPVKEEPALPRQNRGIKPGLVSRLQSQPPPQPQSNPAASDLLAPLRRRPQPSIPLPRESIGKGREGKARQGKVREGRGSAQIHGGICTSPPPLHPFAGALPVQSRHRFASRTGDDLLVESHDDPFPDPPPITFRIRRGSLPGSAAYRLQDPPPITSRFRRVPPIGSARSCYGSLSLSAKSDLCVCVALCACVLCVSDGMGMLCVWLSSLACVRACSPPIDACMNSACLCACCLLLAGCRWMLVACACMCVVFAGSSNNDTCCFLILVREYIMRTGGIRDSLLRCNNQVTLKRQKIRIIMQQLISLSCTVYRQPLLGYALLFYWLIMDYITHF